Within the Plasmodium relictum strain SGS1 genome assembly, chromosome: 12 genome, the region taagtgaaCTTATGAAGAATACTTCATGTATAATTGTGTATGAACAAGTAACTAcctcctttttttttatatgttttctATTTTACCTTTTTCttattgaaatatatataacttttttttctccttttCAAGGTTAACCCTAACACAGCATTTGGTAAAATTATGATTGACAATTTTAGTTCTAGAGGTATAAgtttaaaaagtatttataaatataataatttagattTACAATTAAAAAGATTTAAATCATTAGGTTGGTTTAATGTGTATATAAGCGATATGAATGAAATCTATGATTATCATATAagtaatgaagaaaaaaagaaaattgaaaaaatagaaatgttTGATGAATTTGAAGAATGGAGATTATTGCAAAATCATTATTTCATGCTTGTTGCATTTAATTGCtacaataatttaaatttaaaatatttagaagattttttaacaaaaaaaaaaaaaaaaaattaattttatctacAAAATAACAtacaatttatatttaaattatattaattataaatatgaaatttttttgttctttatgattttcaattttaactaaatatatatatatatatatataatttttataaataataaacttttttattataaatgttaaatattaatctaaaaattttaattttctgtTGGATTACCAATAATATATGCCACATTTAAAAATGTACAATGATATAtagtacaaaaaaaaaaaaaaaaattatatgcatatatatatataagaaaaaactattattaataaaaatataaatataaacaaaataaaaaggataattatattaaaatatttttttttttctttttttatttccttttaaagaaaaaaagtaatccaaattttattttacgttttaaaaattatttaaactatatataattaaaaaaaaaaaaaatatatatatatatatatatatatatgcatatataaaaaaaaaatgtaaaaaaagaaataataaaaaagaaaaaaaagtttttagtATATGATTactgtttattttttttttttttattaattataatattaaggtgaaattaatttttctgaattttatgaattatGGTATagctatttcttttttttttttaatgttattttattaaaaatgtttatatttGAAAACGCACAACATTACTTCAATTTTTTTCGTAATTTTAATGGTTGTTATAcagataataaattattaaaatatttttttaaaaaaagttataataaTTGGTTTAATGATCCAAGtcaatataattattattttatttcatactATGCTGTAGCAATATCTATGTCAGTTTTATTACGCCATTTATTATGTAATCCTGATGTACATTTTAGAAGGCAagataaaagaagaaatataaTAGATAGATATCAGCATCATGCTTATTCGTTACCTTATTTTAATCATTGGTTAAGGAATTTTAGTCAATCCTTTAAAAGTGCACTTATTGATAATGAGCCAGATTACCAAGATGTAGATCCATGGAGTTTCAGACCTAGAAGAACTCCATTTTATGGTagatttcctttttttttagaaatacCAAAATATAATGTTGATAATCccaattatgaaaaaaattctcATAGTTATATgcaaaaatattatgaaagTATTGGATATGTGCCTCAAAGTGAACAAAAAGaagaataaaagaaaaaaataataataataaattattaagatACATTATAAATACTAATTAATTacacataaatatataatatataatatagaatattatatactaaaaaaaaaaatatatcatattcattatatagatatatagatatatagATTATATTTTGTGTAAAGTTAGCATATCcgattttatattattgtattttttttttttttttcaataaagtTTTTAGATtcaaattcataaaaatttataaactgtaatttaataaaaataataaataaaaatacctTTACATAGTTTATAAAAAGCTTCTGATATATATCATtctttaaatgaatatatttcttattaaaaatttttttttttaaaagttaatatttaaagaaatgtATAATAGAAATGTGttaattcatatataaaaagtttaaaaatttatataaaaaaaaatttaacagTGGAAAGAGTGAAGAAAAGGaagttcaaaaaaaaaacttcctttttatttattatttctctcttttgtatttttttttcattttaataaacaatttaaaaatttgagaagaatttacattttatgatttaaaaaaggtGAAAATGAAACATTCGAAacacaacaaaaaaaaaaaaaaaagaaaaggaaaaagaaaaagaaataaatataaacatataaactttataaaatgtctatatttcataataaaCAATTTCTTCTTGAATATTTTATACAAACGTTGAAACCAAAAtatcaaagaaaaaaaaaaaagacaatatgttttattcatacaaataaaacaaaagataattatttaacttattttaaatactgatttaatataaattgctttttttcttttccacCCACCCATTGATTAACatttataaacaaaaaaaaaaagaaaaattagtaGTTCAtgattatgtatatatataagtatgatcaaaaaaatatatatataacaataTTTTAACGAATAATTTGTTTAGGTGTATTTTACACAAAATTCAAAAGTTCTCTGTTAAAGTTTCATTCataatctaaaaaaaaaaagggaaaatTATGTTCCATATAAGATGCAcatatatttacattataataaatatttttttttttttctctctctctctctctctctctctctctctctctctctctctctatatatatatatatatatatatatatatatatatatatatgcatatatttattttttttttactttattattatgataTTGCTGCGGAttaaaattacatatataattattttctggTAAAACATATTGATGATGAGGAGGCAAGTTTTGAGAGTTCGAattaatatacatatttgAAGGAATATTAACTTTCATATTTTGCTGGAAATTTGGTTTCATATtagatataatattatttaaatgattatGCACAATGGTATTATCTATATTCtgattaattatatttataggATTTTTTGTCATATTAGCTTCTGAATTGGTAATTATATcgtttaaaatattatcatttacattatttaatGATGTTTCATTCATTATAGAATTTAGTTGTTTATTCATAGAGTTTGTCATTTGATTATTTGGTTGAATAGCCAATTGATTATTATAttgattttttaattgattattcattttattatttaagtgatcatttatatgattatttaatgaattattcATATGACTATTCATTGGGTTATTATTACTTAATTGGTTATTACTATTTAATCGATTGTTATTCGATTGTATATTACTTAACTGAGGATTACTGTTGTTATTATTagtattgttattattaagtttaaaatagttatttattaagtctttatttaattctacGTTTGATTTATTAGATATAGAATtgattatttcatttttcaaATTTCCTTGTATAGCATTAGTGATAGTActaaaatcatttaaaataatattattttgtttaataatagtattttgtgaatttttttttttattaaaattacttTTCATATCATTAGAAACCTTACGAGCCAAAGTCTCTGGTATTTCATTgctaatattatttttcatatcaaTAGAAGAACACGAAGACGTGTTTCTCGAactattatcatttaaattattatttggtaaatttttaattaagttatttattttctttgtaccattttgataattatataaataactcTGTTGTGATTGAATATCATTTATTGTTTTATCCTCTTGTTTTATTGATGGGTATCCATGAAAACTAGAATTCATAtcataaatatgta harbors:
- a CDS encoding CCAAT-binding transcription factor, putative produces the protein MNIKNTKNDENDNFWKNQFNEISNMSPEELKIHHLPISRIKKIMKEDDEIKSNQMVSADTPVLLAKACELFIMELTNYAWKYTEEGKRRTLQRQDVVSAACKNDTFDFLVDLIPLEDRMKYVNLSMKENPKKNNNNVNYDMMQQYYNLYSSCTDKNSMNTQISSNFNNSTNDINSIYKTNNNDTVLNPSLNLSNNLFLNLNQNSYFSKENSNSNNNNNNNVSTNEHFSNNNLNNINLNNYPINSKPRQYKQEHFNNILNDSNNNNNDMHHNMQANSSNNIQNSMQNSDFINSRIPVQQIQQLRNNFSYPMHQNIPMQNHNHSSSLSSNMHLPSSHNGVNDEIKKQKLHRSHQSIQDIHIYDMNSSFHGYPSIKQEDKTINDIQSQQSYLYNYQNGTKKINNLIKNLPNNNLNDNSSRNTSSCSSIDMKNNISNEIPETLARKVSNDMKSNFNKKKNSQNTIIKQNNIILNDFSTITNAIQGNLKNEIINSISNKSNVELNKDLINNYFKLNNNNTNNNNSNPQLSNIQSNNNRLNSNNQLSNNNPMNSHMNNSLNNHINDHLNNKMNNQLKNQYNNQLAIQPNNQMTNSMNKQLNSIMNETSLNNVNDNILNDIITNSEANMTKNPINIINQNIDNTIVHNHLNNIISNMKPNFQQNMKVNIPSNMYINSNSQNLPPHHQYVLPENNYICNFNPQQYHNNKIMNETLTENF